The Rhizobium leguminosarum DNA segment CTGAAAGACCATGGCGATGTTGCGGTCGGCGGCCGCCACACCGGACATATCCCGTCCGCCGAGCAGGATTTCACCGCGGTCGGCATGGTCCAGGCCGGCAAGAATGCGCAAGAGCGTGCTCTTGCCGCAGCCGGAGGGGCCGACCAGCGCGATGAATTCGCCGGCCTCGACGTCGAGGCTGACGCCGTCGAGAATCTGGTTGCCGCCGAAAGCCTTGGTGATGCCGCGAAGCGAGAGCGCGCTCATTCGACGGGTTCCCGCTCTCTGACCGCCTGCGGATAGACCTCGTGCACGACGTCGTCGAGTACATAAGCGGTCATGCCGGGAACGGCGACGATGGTGCTTTCGACATCGGCATCGAATTCGTGGACGACGGCGCCGATCAGACGCTCGCCCGGCATCTCCCGCTCCATCTTGTCGATGATGAAGGCGGCCGACGGAACCCAGGTCAGTTGGGTATTGTCGAAGCGGCCCTGCCATGCCCAGTGAAGGTGGCCGCTGGCAAACAGCGCCACGTCATGGGCTGAGATCAGATCATAGAGCCGCCGGCGCTGAGCCGGGCGAACGCTCCAATAGCCGGTATCGCCTTCGTCAGGCGCATCGACGAACAGCGGCTTATGGGCGAAAAGCGCCACGCGCCGCCCAGCCCGCTCGGAAAGCGCCTGGTCGAGCCATTCGAACTGGGTCTCCTCCTCGTCATCCTCATGACCGAGAAGCAGCGAATTCAATCCGACGAAACGCCAGCCGGCCGTATCCTCCAGCCAGCGGTCGGGGCCGGCAAGGCTGCGCCAGCGCGTCAGCCGCTCGGCATCGACCGGCTGGTCGGATCCTTTGAGGTGGCCGACATCGTGATTGCCGGGGACGATCAGCATCGGGATCGACACCTGGCGCATCAGATCCATCGAAAAGGTGATGTCCTCGTCCTTGTCGGCACCGTCGACCGTGAGATCGCCGGTATGAACGATCAAGTCGGCGCCGGTCTCTTCGATCCAGGTCAGAAGCGGCGCCCAGTTGCCGTTGAAATGCGGCTTATTGGGGCTGAAATGGGTGTCGGTGATCTGAATGATCTTCATGGGTGCGTCTCCGAGACCTGGGAAGCGCGTGGTGCGTGCTTCCTTCTCGTGCCCTCTCTAGAAGGCTCGCATGTCAATCAGACACCGCCGGTTTTCAGCTGTTTCTCAGTTATGACATCCGTCTGTCACATAAGAAGAAGGCTGCCCGCTGGAGCGGGCAGCCTTCGCCTGCATTTGGGACTGGAAATGCATCAGTTCAGTGCCGTCGCGCGGTGGCGGGAATGGACGACACCGTGGCCGAGACAGGGTCGCTTGCCGGAAAGCTATCCTCAAGACCTTCATTGAGTTCTTCCTCCAGCACCTTACTGTCATGGGTCGAACGTGCGCTCGGCTGGCCGATCAGGCCCTTGCTGCCTTCGTCGAAATTGCCGTTGCTCACGGCATCGTAACGGTTGATGCTGCCATCCGCCTCCCCGGCCGCAAAGCTGGTCAGCTGGACCATCATCACCTTGGCGTGGTCGACGGCCGTGGAGTGGTCGAGCTCGCCATGAGAGTTGTCGATCTTGACGGAGATCGATTCTCCTCCTTCGCCCAAGAACTCGACGGTGAAGACGTCACCGGCCTGTGTCACTCGCGTATCGATCAACTGCATGGAAACCTCCTGTGTTCATCGATATCAACGGCAATCACGCTCCGTGAGTTCCACGGCAGGCCATTCAGCGCTGACGCGTGTGGCCCGGACGTTGGCAACCGCTGAGCCTTTC contains these protein-coding regions:
- a CDS encoding metallophosphoesterase family protein, translated to MKIIQITDTHFSPNKPHFNGNWAPLLTWIEETGADLIVHTGDLTVDGADKDEDITFSMDLMRQVSIPMLIVPGNHDVGHLKGSDQPVDAERLTRWRSLAGPDRWLEDTAGWRFVGLNSLLLGHEDDEEETQFEWLDQALSERAGRRVALFAHKPLFVDAPDEGDTGYWSVRPAQRRRLYDLISAHDVALFASGHLHWAWQGRFDNTQLTWVPSAAFIIDKMEREMPGERLIGAVVHEFDADVESTIVAVPGMTAYVLDDVVHEVYPQAVREREPVE